A single genomic interval of Ischnura elegans chromosome 3, ioIscEleg1.1, whole genome shotgun sequence harbors:
- the LOC124155648 gene encoding E3 ubiquitin-protein ligase RNF103-like: MSRSICIQIFLLILYLSMIFIISRLHDLVLWLHNGFSSTEIVDPLLLSVRQLKHLLEVRGVSYNGCVEKHELASLVDASADVTQGEAAESIIEISNRGNDRLSDYAAKPPSSFTGGPHFYEEVEDTKDSVWLVQVVPAQGSRTGIGIGSQQQAEPLLDDYSWRVVCNQLAPFAVRTGIFDCRLDRRLCINKGWHRPLLLLALPRGWRAKDKVVMRTSTFTRPQAIMEWVREQLAVRLSTVKDLSEAENEWIRRPEMDGRTVEMSLKAQNVSEEVVEAMEEHDENQSQGSGDIRDGKSEDVRVLLVTHLLHPPLFLAALSIKFTGRIRFGVLMVRKEDKETVKKRLGLSRVPSYLVTTPEHTVVYGSRPREHFNVGSMNAFLRAIHPETNDAFLFSLALTNALVFLQLFQVSGGLWRHAASCIWVLVSHNLWLFSMWLVVLGTWHFPLASVVISRLRVPARWLAMSEFGSLLRSDWMALLDYPLLLFSSLALYACVVTAVLHWLRTQQASEASVQSVDSDGVSGAPQNNSVAERAWWEVFPMDSFFLDCFFRPVSSSTPSVSSPSLGSGDLELEEGIEMLIERLEMPDLWLRLSVPKDYLKDLPIWRHGSSNLGDGKHCSAKASHASASPEDKDLATYILELMDGDTQGGWTQGQGSSVCRQRTHLPTRRETVRQSRIRRDWWDIPLECQLRESDFENPAECRCIVCSGGSTAAGNSGLSSSSEGEESGGEVGLSSQPPPGILYTSECVVCLEAYCRGAVLCGLPCGHNYHHSCIMTWLTRDNHHCPVCRWPAYRSKPAHVKSAIPKSE; the protein is encoded by the exons atgagtAGATCTATATGCATACAGATATTCCTTTTGATTCTTTATCTGTCGATGATTTTTATCATATCACGTCTCCATGACTTAGTTTTATGGTTACACAATGGATTTTCTTCAACCGAGATTGTGGATCCTCTACTTCTTAGTGTCAGGCAGCTGAAACACTTGCTGGAAGTGAGAGGTGTCAGCTACAATGGATGTGTTGAAAAGCATGAGCTTGCCAGTTTAGTGGACGCGTCGG CCGATGTCACTCAAGGGGAGGCAGCTGAATCGATTATTGAAATAAGTAATCGTGGTAATGACAGATTATCGGATTATGCTGCCAAACCACCATCTTCTTTCACTGGCGGTCCACATTTttacgaagaagtagaagatacCAAAGATAGCGTCTGGCTTGTGCAAGTGGTTCCAGCTCAAGGAAGTAGGACTGGTATTGGGATTGGATCACAACAACAGGCAGAGCCACTTTTGGATGATTATAGTTGGCGGGTAGTTTGTAACCAGTTGGCTCCGTTTGCTGTAAGAACTGGAATATTTGATTGTCGACTTGATAGGCG TCTTTGTATCAACAAAGGATGGCATCGGCCTTTGCTACTACTTGCCCTCCCAAGGGGTTGGAGAGCCAAGGATAAAGTAGTTATGAGGACATCAACTTTCACAAGGCCTCAG gCCATCATGGAGTGGGTACGGGAGCAGCTGGCAGTTCGCTTGAGCACAGTTAAAGATCTGTCTGAGGCTGAGAATGAATGGATTAGAAGGCCTGAAATGGATGGTAGAACTGTTGAAATGAGTCTCAAGGCTCAGAATGTGTCAGAAGAAGTTGTGGAGGCAATGGAAGAGCATGATGAAAACCAATCTCAAGGTTCTGGTGACATTAGGGATGGTAAAAGTGAAGATGTGAGAGTTCTACTGGTCACACATCTCTTGCATCCTCCTCTGTTTTTGGCTGCCTTGTCCATAAAATTTACTGGACGAATCAG GTTTGGGGTGTTGATGGTACGCAAAGAGGACAAAGAGACAGTGAAAAAAAGATTGGGACTCTCACGTGTGCCTTCATATCTGGTAACAACTCCAGAGCACACTGTTGTCTATGGTTCACGACCAAGAGAACATTTTAATGTTGGCTCCATGAATGCATTCCTACGGGCCATCCATCCAGAAACAAATGATGCATTTCTTTTCAGTCTCGCATTGACCAATGCTCTGGTGTTCCTCCAATTATTCCAA GTGTCTGGAGGTCTTTGGCGACATGCTGCAAGCTGTATATGGGTGCTTGTCAGTCATAATTTGTGGCTCTTCTCCATGTGGCTTGTGGTTCTGGGAACATGGCACTTTCCCCTGGCATCAGTCGTAATATCAAGGCTAAGGGTTCCTGCACGATGGTTGGCCATGAGTGAATTTGGCTCTCTCCTCCGTTCTGATTGGATGGCTCTGTTGGATTATCCTCTTCTGCTGTTTAGCTCTCTTGCGCTGTATGCGTGTGTGGTGACTGCAGTGCTTCATTGGCTGAGGACACAGCAGGCATCAGAAGCATCTGTACaaa GTGTTGATTCTGATGGGGTATCTGGGGCACCTCAAAACAACTCTGTAGCTGAGCGGGCATGGTGGGAAGTTTTCCCAATGGATTCCTTCTTTCTGGATTGCTTCTTCCGGCCTGTTTCATCTTCCACGCCTTCAGTCTCCTCACCATCACTGGGGTCTGGAGACCTTGAGTTGGAGGAGGGCATTGAGATGCTGATCGAGCGACTTGAAATGCCAGATCTGTGGCTGAGGCTGTCAGTTCCCAAGGACTACCTCAAGGACCTCCCCATCTGGAGGCACGGCTCGAGTAATCTTGGAGATGGGAAACATTGCTCAGCCAAGGCATCTCACGCCTCTGCTTCACCCGAGGACAAAGATCTCGCCACTTACATCCTTGAATTGATGGATGGTGATACTCAAGGTGGATGGACGCAAGGGCAAGGCTCTTCAGTGTGTCGACAGAGGACTCACTTGCCAACTCGCCGAGAGACAGTACGGCAGTCACGTATACGCCGCGATTGGTGGGATATACCTTTGGAGTGCCAGCTTCGTGAGAGTGACTTTGAGAATCCTGCAGAGTGTAGATGCATTGTTTGTTCTGGCGGTTCCACTGCAGCAGGGAACTCGGGCTTATCCTCGTCGTCAGAGGgtgaggagagtggaggagaggTTGGATTGAGTTCACAGCCACCTCCGGGTATCCTCTATACGTCTGAGTGTGTGGTTTGTCTCGAGGCATATTGTAGAGGAGCTGTGCTCTGTGGTCTTCCTTGTGGACATAACTATCACCATAGTTGTATAATGACTTGGCTTACTCGGGATAACCACCATTGCCCAGTTTGTCGTTGGCCAGCGTATCGAAGTAAGCCTGCCCATGTGAAATCTGCTATACCAAAATCTGAGTAG